The Paenibacillus swuensis genome contains the following window.
AAATGCCATTCTTTCCGACTTCCCGCGCGATGAAATGAAGCTTCACTTGCGAAAGGATCCCATGCTGCGACATCCGCTCCCAAAAACCGAACAAAGCTGGCATAACGGCTTGCAATGTTTCCGGCTCCTATCATGCGTACTTTCTTACCTTCGATCGTGCCATTAACAAAGTTGGGATCGTCACTGAATTGTTCGAGCGGAAAATCCCATGCATTCAGGTTCCCGATGATCTCCATATGCGCTTGAGGAATACGTCTTAGAGCCGCAATCGTAAGACCCAGGGCGAATTCGGAAACAGATTGTGCCCAGTATCCTGCCGATGGTTGAACATACTGGAAAATTCCCATCTCTTTTAGCTTGGCAGCTATTTCCTGTGATGGTTGCGCACCATATGGACCCTCTCCGATGTAAATTTCTTTAAGCGCTGTGAAATATGTTAAATCTTGTTCAGTTACGGTAACCGCTAAGATTATTAGCTTTGTAACGGTGGATGGTTCAGGGACAACTTCAGCAAGAATGCTATTGGAATCTTGTTGCAGTCTTATGAATGATACATGACCTAAGCGTTGCAATAGTTGAGATAATCGATCTGCTGTGTAAGGCCAAATGCGATCGAAATCAGGATGAACAATTATAACGGTTCTCATTGCGCTTTCCTCCTATTAAATAATGTCCAGCTCTCTTCGACCTTTGATATCGGAATGTCACCCGTAAAAATCAAAACATCATATTGAAATGTGCAAGTTTCTCCTTGTTGGATTGTCCAGGCCCCTGCAATACTGCAACTTGGGCATATGCCCAGCTCACCGTCAACTCTCCAAGGAACAGGATGTTCCAAATTCATTGAATGGTCCATAATCGCTATTCCGGCCACACCATCACGATCCGGAATCTGCATCTGTACCGCAACCCATCTTGCCCGCTTCCCTTCTGCTTCCTCATTGATCTTCCCCTCGCTGTTAAGAGCCATTCCGCCTGACTCTTGCCTATAAGGCATTCGAAGAAACAGCCCTCCATAAGGGTAATGGCCCAAAGTTAAATCAACTTCAGCATACATTTGTAAATGAAGATACATCTCATAGTGATCCCCGAGATCATTGAATTCCCAATTCTGGGTTTCTTTAAAGAGTAAATTGCCTTGAGGATCACGATAATCCGTCTCCACGGACCAGGTTACCTGTTGTTCCGTTACCTGTGCTTCTTTTATTAAGCGTGGATGAAATGTACCGTCAAGATGGGCGCGCGCGGGATTTAATCCTTCGCTCCAGAAACCATAGCCATTCACATCATTGAGCCCGATATACAATCCATGCTGCCAAGGGTGATGCGCTGGAGCATTTTCTGTTAACTCGCCCTTTCCATCCGGCGCCATTATCGGGTGGATATATGGCCTTCGATCTGATTCAGCATGTTGAACTAGTATGGCTTTCTCTTCACCGGTTCGATAAATCCGAATCTGGTCCTTCGTGGTTTCCGCAGTGAGTTGTAATGACTTGTGGATAAAGTTCATATGCTTCTCCTTCTTTAATCAATAATAATGTTAGCGGTTTCTTTCGGTCATGCACTCAATATAATCGTTAACAAAGCTGTGTTACAATGCGAAAATAAGGAATAAATCACCTTATTCTTCTTTGTCTTCTCCTAAAGGAAAAATGGCGGCTTTGTGCAAAAATAGTGATTATCTGCATGTAATACAAATCAGACGAAAAAAGCTGCATCTACGGCTTCCGTAGATACAGCTTCAAGATCAAGATAATTTTATGGAGTCACGGGCGACTCTATCACGTAAAAGTCATCGCCATACGTTGTTCCCGCGTTATTGTAAATATAGATGAGTGCTCTGGAATTGCTTGAGCCGGTAGTGAAGGTGAGCGTTTGTTTCGTATAGACGCTGGTGGAGATGGCCCCTTTTTTCTCCGTTCCTCCGTAATTCTTCACACCGATAAATCCGCCACCGCCTGATGTGCATCTACTGCTGTGCATTCTCCTGCATTCATTGCAGCCTGCATACTTATAATATTCGCTTCGATAATCCAATCAAAATTTGTTACCATATATATGGTCACTCTCCTGTACTTAGATTTGCGCACGGCAAATTAAGGGTAGCATAGCGGAGTTGTATTAAATAGGGAGAGTATTATTTAGCTCAAGTTATGTTTAGAGTACTTTTTTAAAGAAATAATGCTTTGCTCCATCCGGTGCGTTTTCAAGGATAGCATATTGGTCATATCCATTTTTTAAATAAAACTCCGGTGCTTGAAAACTAAAAGTATTGTTCCACTTCTGCTAAGAGTTGTGTCCCGATTCCTTGTTTCCTCAAATCCGCATCAACCCATAGAATATCAACTTCTAACCAGTTCCAACATATCTCAGCAAGAACGCCGCCCATTACGTTACTTTGTTCGTCTTTAACAGTAAGATTAATTTCTTCATATCGGGATGCCAAATGCTCCGGAACGTGCTTTGCGTTGTATTCAATACCCCCCTTAATTAGATTTCAACTGCATCAAACTCACCCACAGAAAATCCTCACCAAAGTGTTCGCTAGGCTGCGTAATCTTCTTCATCGCTCGAAAGTCGACAAACTCAAAATCATCTGCAAATATATCTCTAAGCCTTTCCTCGGTATACCCAATTCCACCTTTAAGACTTCCAGAGCGATAAATTTCCCAATCCGAAGTATCCTTTCCACCTGCAGTGTTAAAGCACACTAATCCGAAATGGCCGTGAGGCTTAAGTGCCTTCTTCAAAAATTCCAAATAAGTTAACCGTCGGTGTGGCGCTAGATGATGCAACAGTCCGCAATCGTATATAAAATCGTATGAATTCGGATTAAAGGAGAAATCAAATACGGACTCGCAATGAAAGTCAATCTCAATAGCAGCTTCGCGCGACCTTTCCTTAGCCCACTGAATCGCATTTTCTGAAAGATCTATGGCATCCACCTTACAACCTTGCTGAGCCATGTATATTGCATTTCGCCCTGGACCACATCCCATTTCCAGCACTCGACCAGGCATAAGACCATTACTGAAATACTCCACCAAATTCTCATCAGGACCTGCAACTCTAAAAAAAGGAACATCTTTTTCCCGATCAACATAGAAGCGCTCCCAGAATTCTTTGGGATCCCGCAACAAGTGATCAAGCATCCCCATCAGATCTTCATAGTTCAAAATAGACTCTTTCAATTAACATCCACCTCCACCTATATTTTACTGCAAATTGGAACTATGTAGGAGAATTTTATCCCCGGACGTCAAAAAGGGACTTGGCGCAAAATTCGCCAAGTCCCTTCATTTAAAAACTAATGCAAACTACGATACCCCGTCAAACACGATATAGATCGTGTCATCTCCGTTCTTCGTCCGCAAGCCGTTCCACCCCGCCGCATCGGTTATACCCGAATCGTTGGATAGCGTATATTTCTTCCCCGCTTCAAGCGGTGTCTTCAGTTGCAGTGTTACTTCGGTTACGATTTTGCCGGTGTTGTTGACGCCGTCCGATTCAATCTCAAGCTCAGCACCGCCCTGCAAGCGTAAATTAAACAAGGCTTTAGAGATGTTTTTGACAGGCTCGCTAAAAATCACTTTCACCGAATTTCGATTAACCGGCGTGACTTGCTTCACATAAGGAGTATGGTTCTCTACCTCAGTACCGGCAAATGATTTCCGGTTCGCTCCGTCCGAAGTGACCAGACCCGGGATGTTGGATACGGACACTTCATAAACATGACCTACACGCAACAGATTCGGATTCGCATCGCCGGTTCGGAACTGCACCGTCACCGCATGGTCGGTACCTGATTTCCGCTGAACGAAGGTTTTCCAATCTTGAAGCGACACTTGCCCGCCATTGTCCTTCACACTTTGAATTCGCAGGGCCGACACTTCACTGTCCGAAAGAGCCCGATTAAAGTAAACTTCAATGGTGTTCTTATTCATCGTTCCGATGGACTGCAGTTGTACCGCTTTCTGCGGATTGGAGATGCCCCCGAACGACCATTCGCTGAGCGTTTCCATATGGTTTCCGCCCAGGTCCACAATATCTTTGACCGTTAATTTATACAAGGTGGCGTCTTTCTGCTGCGATGTGGTGATAATGACCGTCTTGCCGTCATCTTGCAACGCCAGACGTTGGATCGACAAGCCGTTATTAAGGCTATAAAAGCCGGGATTGCGCGCTTGGTCCGGGTTGACTTTTTCACTAAAAACAAGCGTTAAGGTTGCATCCGGATTCAGTTTTGCCGAAGTCACTTTAGGCCGGTTACCGTCCTGATTTCCTATGAAAGAAACCACTTTGTCATCCATCACATTGCCTGATAAATCTTTAATTCTACGGATCGTTAATTTATAGGTTTTACCGTCCTGCTGCTCTGTGGTCCCGAGTGTCACTTTGCGCTTGTCTGAAGATACATTGGCGGACAGAACTCGAACACCGTTGTCGATCGTATAATTCCCTTCCGTCGTTGCCGTTCCTGCATCCACGGGTTCCTGGAATGTAATCTCCACGGTGCGCTTTGGAAGATTGACGACAGACGTAACTTGCGGTTTGCCCGAATCATCTGATAATGCTTTATACTTTCGTTCTGATCCGTCGATGTACAGGGAGTAGGTTTGATTGTAATTCTGCTTATTGGTCAACAACACAACCGTCAACCCGTCCGCGCTTAACGTTGCTTGTTGAATAAACACACCGTTGCCGCGGTCGTCTTTCAAAACAAATCTGGATTTATCCGCCGATTTAACAGCAGTGTTGAATGTAATGAGGATGATGTTGTTTTTTAACGGCACTACGGATTTCACTGACATCGGTACCTTATGAGTGTCTTCATAGACAGTGTACGCCGCTTCCACCAACAACCCCCGGGTCGCATTGTCCGTATAATTAGCCCGCGGGGAGAACCACTTGCGATCCAGTGCGATGGCTACACTGCTTGCCGCCCATTTGGACACGTACCCGTTCACTTTCGTCGAACTGGACCCGGAAATGCCATACGTCCTTACGAGGACCGTGGCCAATTGCTCCGCGCTAACTTTCGTAAGCGGCTCAAAGCGCCCGTTGCTTACGCCTTTCATTAACCCCGCCGCGCTAACCGCAGCAATCTCGTCGAACGACCAGCGCGTCTTGAGTACATCGTTGTACTTCGATGCCGTCGACTGATTCGAAGACAACTCCAGCAACCGAAACAGCACAGCCGCAAACTGTTCCCTTGTCATCGACTCGTTCAGCCTCGAGCTCCCATCGCTAAACCCGGCAAAGATCCCTTTGTTCACTAACACCTCATATTTCTGGTCTACCGTTAAATCCGCCGCAAAAGCCACAGGTGTTACCGCACTTAACATCAGAAGCAGAACTAAGCCAAATGACATGACTTTCCTCATTAATTACGCCTCCTTAGCGTGAAATTGGGTCATTGTGAATACCCGTTATACGCTGTTAAACCCATTTTTGTTGCTCGAATCTCCCGATACTTTCAAATACAGGTCTAACGTCCTTCATGCTGTCGAATGGTGTAAATCTCGACATTATGCCATAGTTCTGTTATTCAAGAACGCAAAAAAAGCCCCGTCAGGGACTCTGATAGAATCACTTGCTATATTTTAGACCCTATTCCAGTCATACTCCATAATTCTTGCGGTGCTTAGCGCTCTTTCTTCACCAAACAATCTCTCTATGACATACAAAGAGGCATCCATACCTGCAGAAACGCCTGCGGATAACACGATTTTTCCGTTATCAACATATCTAGCTTCCTCTAAAATTTCAGCTGAGGGGAGGATGGCCCTTAATTCGTTGATTGCCAAACGATTTGTAGTCAGTTTTAATCCATCCAATAGGTCGGTCATTGCAATGATTAAAGCTCCTGTACATACGGATAGAACAATCTCAACTCTATGGAAAGCCTCTTTGATCCAATCTGTGATAACAACATTATGCATTTCCGTTCTTGCTCCCCATCCACCAGGTATGATTAAGATGTCTGGCTGTGGACAGTTAGCA
Protein-coding sequences here:
- a CDS encoding NAD(P)-dependent oxidoreductase, with amino-acid sequence MRTVIIVHPDFDRIWPYTADRLSQLLQRLGHVSFIRLQQDSNSILAEVVPEPSTVTKLIILAVTVTEQDLTYFTALKEIYIGEGPYGAQPSQEIAAKLKEMGIFQYVQPSAGYWAQSVSEFALGLTIAALRRIPQAHMEIIGNLNAWDFPLEQFSDDPNFVNGTIEGKKVRMIGAGNIASRYASFVRFLGADVAAWDPFASEASFHRAGSRKEWHLEKLAHDADIFVPMVPLTPDTEGLVTAEIIRALPKGCLIILVTRAGICDTNELRRRVLADEISLAADVFDLEPLPLHDPLLNRHNVVHTPHIAGRTKDANIRWAEMLAEQFA
- a CDS encoding DUF6807 family protein codes for the protein MAPDGKGELTENAPAHHPWQHGLYIGLNDVNGYGFWSEGLNPARAHLDGTFHPRLIKEAQVTEQQVTWSVETDYRDPQGNLLFKETQNWEFNDLGDHYEMYLHLQMYAEVDLTLGHYPYGGLFLRMPYRQESGGMALNSEGKINEEAEGKRARWVAVQMQIPDRDGVAGIAIMDHSMNLEHPVPWRVDGELGICPSCSIAGAWTIQQGETCTFQYDVLIFTGDIPISKVEESWTLFNRRKAQ
- a CDS encoding GNAT family N-acetyltransferase; its protein translation is MASRYEEINLTVKDEQSNVMGGVLAEICWNWLEVDILWVDADLRKQGIGTQLLAEVEQYF
- a CDS encoding class I SAM-dependent methyltransferase, giving the protein MKESILNYEDLMGMLDHLLRDPKEFWERFYVDREKDVPFFRVAGPDENLVEYFSNGLMPGRVLEMGCGPGRNAIYMAQQGCKVDAIDLSENAIQWAKERSREAAIEIDFHCESVFDFSFNPNSYDFIYDCGLLHHLAPHRRLTYLEFLKKALKPHGHFGLVCFNTAGGKDTSDWEIYRSGSLKGGIGYTEERLRDIFADDFEFVDFRAMKKITQPSEHFGEDFLWVSLMQLKSN
- a CDS encoding Ig-like domain-containing protein produces the protein MRKVMSFGLVLLLMLSAVTPVAFAADLTVDQKYEVLVNKGIFAGFSDGSSRLNESMTREQFAAVLFRLLELSSNQSTASKYNDVLKTRWSFDEIAAVSAAGLMKGVSNGRFEPLTKVSAEQLATVLVRTYGISGSSSTKVNGYVSKWAASSVAIALDRKWFSPRANYTDNATRGLLVEAAYTVYEDTHKVPMSVKSVVPLKNNIILITFNTAVKSADKSRFVLKDDRGNGVFIQQATLSADGLTVVLLTNKQNYNQTYSLYIDGSERKYKALSDDSGKPQVTSVVNLPKRTVEITFQEPVDAGTATTEGNYTIDNGVRVLSANVSSDKRKVTLGTTEQQDGKTYKLTIRRIKDLSGNVMDDKVVSFIGNQDGNRPKVTSAKLNPDATLTLVFSEKVNPDQARNPGFYSLNNGLSIQRLALQDDGKTVIITTSQQKDATLYKLTVKDIVDLGGNHMETLSEWSFGGISNPQKAVQLQSIGTMNKNTIEVYFNRALSDSEVSALRIQSVKDNGGQVSLQDWKTFVQRKSGTDHAVTVQFRTGDANPNLLRVGHVYEVSVSNIPGLVTSDGANRKSFAGTEVENHTPYVKQVTPVNRNSVKVIFSEPVKNISKALFNLRLQGGAELEIESDGVNNTGKIVTEVTLQLKTPLEAGKKYTLSNDSGITDAAGWNGLRTKNGDDTIYIVFDGVS
- a CDS encoding DJ-1/PfpI family protein, with the translated sequence MNQESQAKNVAILIYDRVEPLDFVGPFEVFITGSNRGKDLNVYTVAEHNRPVIALGQLSINPSYTIANCPQPDILIIPGGWGARTEMHNVVITDWIKEAFHRVEIVLSVCTGALIIAMTDLLDGLKLTTNRLAINELRAILPSAEILEEARYVDNGKIVLSAGVSAGMDASLYVIERLFGEERALSTARIMEYDWNRV